The following proteins come from a genomic window of Ilumatobacter coccineus YM16-304:
- a CDS encoding universal stress protein, whose protein sequence is MTSSQTSTVEAQGSDASTPFWVVGVDGSECAEHAAEWATQHATGRVELLKFVTAWTVPNAPALPPIGPMAKYWDLDAFAQSATDQAAASATAAGQRTDVRIESAAVQGQGASVLTSQADDAELLVIGSRGNGGFKRLLLGSTSTQCATHAVVPTAVIPCSATIGEIGRIVVAVDGSDNSLAAASWALQFAPRDAVVELVNVWDVAPIAVGADQFFFPEAIDLAEEQFGQQVAELRAIVGDGVDIRSTFTRGNPRTDLEIAAERADLFVMGARGHGAVGAALLGSISTWLLHHLSCPMVVVPADDPPG, encoded by the coding sequence ATGACATCATCGCAGACCTCCACCGTCGAGGCTCAGGGCTCCGACGCGTCGACGCCGTTCTGGGTCGTCGGCGTCGACGGCTCGGAGTGCGCCGAGCACGCCGCCGAGTGGGCGACGCAGCACGCGACCGGTCGAGTCGAGCTGCTGAAGTTCGTCACCGCGTGGACGGTGCCGAACGCTCCCGCCCTCCCGCCGATCGGGCCGATGGCGAAGTACTGGGACCTCGATGCGTTCGCCCAGAGCGCCACCGACCAGGCCGCCGCCTCGGCGACCGCTGCCGGCCAGCGCACCGATGTGCGCATCGAGTCGGCCGCCGTGCAAGGCCAGGGAGCGTCGGTGCTGACGAGCCAGGCGGACGACGCCGAACTGCTCGTCATCGGCAGCCGCGGCAACGGCGGGTTCAAGCGGCTGCTGCTCGGATCGACCAGCACGCAGTGTGCGACGCACGCCGTCGTGCCCACCGCGGTCATCCCCTGCAGCGCGACGATCGGCGAGATCGGTCGGATCGTCGTCGCGGTCGACGGATCGGACAACTCGCTCGCTGCCGCGTCGTGGGCGTTGCAGTTCGCTCCTCGCGATGCCGTCGTCGAGTTGGTCAACGTCTGGGACGTCGCACCGATCGCGGTCGGCGCCGACCAGTTCTTCTTCCCCGAGGCGATCGATCTGGCCGAAGAACAGTTCGGCCAGCAGGTCGCCGAGTTGCGTGCGATCGTCGGCGACGGCGTCGACATCCGTTCGACCTTCACCCGGGGCAACCCGCGCACCGACCTCGAGATCGCCGCCGAGCGAGCCGACCTCTTCGTGATGGGAGCGCGCGGGCACGGAGCCGTCGGCGCCGCGCTGCTCGGTTCGATCTCGACGTGGTTGCTGCACCATCTCAGCTGTCCGATGGTGGTCGTGCCGGCCGACGATCCCCCCGGCTGA
- a CDS encoding response regulator yields MIRIFLLDDHEVVRHGVRAALDLESDMTVVGESGDGETALAAIRECAPDVAVIDVRLGEVSGIDVCRAVTDELPDVKTLILTSFENDRAISEAAAAGANGFVLKQIRSTELVDAIRQVADGRQLLDDAAVRMAQRRLSESEEGQLDQLTPQERKIFDLIGAGLSNRQIALEMYLAEKTVKNYVSNLLAKLGMSRRTEAAALSARLDERLRDV; encoded by the coding sequence ATGATCCGGATCTTCCTGCTCGATGATCACGAGGTCGTGCGCCACGGCGTACGAGCGGCCCTCGACCTCGAATCGGACATGACCGTGGTCGGCGAATCGGGAGACGGCGAAACCGCCTTGGCGGCCATACGCGAGTGTGCACCCGACGTGGCGGTCATCGACGTGCGACTCGGGGAGGTCAGTGGCATCGACGTGTGTCGCGCCGTCACCGACGAGCTTCCCGACGTCAAGACGTTGATCCTCACGTCGTTCGAGAACGACCGGGCGATCTCCGAGGCCGCTGCGGCCGGCGCGAACGGCTTCGTCCTCAAGCAGATTCGCAGCACCGAGCTGGTCGATGCGATCCGCCAGGTCGCCGATGGTCGCCAGCTCCTCGACGACGCTGCGGTGCGGATGGCTCAGCGACGCCTGAGCGAGAGCGAAGAGGGACAGCTCGATCAGCTCACGCCGCAGGAACGCAAGATCTTCGATCTGATCGGCGCCGGGTTGAGCAATCGCCAGATCGCGCTCGAGATGTACCTCGCCGAGAAGACCGTCAAGAACTACGTCTCGAACCTGCTCGCCAAACTCGGCATGTCGCGCCGGACCGAAGCGGCGGCGTTGTCGGCACGGCTCGACGAGCGCCTGCGCGACGTCTGA
- a CDS encoding PAS domain-containing sensor histidine kinase, which produces MSVSDTIDLAERLLEASPDGLLLVDDAGVIRLANSSASELFGLGDLVGNNVDQLVPVEQRAGHAGLRNAYTAQPTSRPMGTGLQLFAQHADGTVIPVEISLNSVEIDGESYTIATVRDVTERQNSAERITLLRERERIARDIHDMVIQRIFAAGMTLQALDSIIENRTAKERIAGVIDDLDETIRQLRQSIFELGQTDDVRTLSSQIAAVIDRRAVHLGFRPHLTVNGSLTGLPDFLADQLVATLTESLSNVARHAGATEASVVIERRADEVCLTVRDNGRGIVGQPKTNGGLSNMMWRAAELGGECAIGAAQPSGTLLTWNVPIIAG; this is translated from the coding sequence ATGAGCGTCTCCGACACGATCGATCTCGCCGAGCGGCTGCTCGAGGCATCGCCCGACGGATTGCTGCTGGTCGACGACGCCGGGGTGATCCGTCTCGCCAACTCGTCGGCGTCCGAGCTCTTCGGACTCGGCGATCTCGTCGGCAACAACGTCGACCAGCTCGTTCCGGTCGAACAGCGCGCCGGCCACGCCGGACTCCGCAACGCCTACACGGCTCAGCCGACCAGCCGGCCGATGGGCACCGGGCTCCAACTCTTCGCGCAGCACGCCGACGGCACGGTGATCCCGGTCGAGATCTCGTTGAACTCCGTCGAGATCGACGGCGAGTCGTACACGATCGCCACCGTGCGCGACGTGACCGAGCGCCAGAACTCAGCAGAGCGGATCACGTTGCTCCGCGAGCGAGAACGCATCGCCCGCGACATCCACGACATGGTGATCCAACGGATCTTCGCCGCGGGCATGACCCTGCAGGCGCTCGACTCGATCATCGAGAACCGCACGGCCAAGGAGCGCATCGCCGGGGTGATCGACGACCTCGACGAGACGATCCGTCAGCTCCGACAGTCGATCTTCGAACTCGGCCAGACCGACGATGTACGGACCCTGTCCAGCCAGATCGCGGCGGTGATCGACCGGCGGGCCGTCCACCTCGGCTTCCGCCCGCACCTCACGGTGAACGGTTCGCTCACCGGCCTGCCCGACTTCCTCGCCGATCAGCTCGTGGCGACGCTCACCGAGAGCCTGTCGAACGTCGCCCGCCACGCTGGAGCGACCGAGGCATCGGTGGTGATCGAACGGCGAGCCGACGAGGTCTGCCTCACCGTGAGAGACAACGGGCGCGGCATCGTCGGGCAACCCAAGACCAACGGCGGGCTGTCGAACATGATGTGGCGCGCCGCCGAGCTCGGCGGCGAGTGTGCCATCGGGGCGGCACAGCCATCGGGGACTCTGCTGACCTGGAACGTCCCGATCATCGCCGGCTGA
- a CDS encoding Trm112 family protein translates to MTLSADLLSILACPDDHGPLYYIESESVLYNPRLTRTYAVRDGIPVMLIDEATTVDAAEHDRLMQIVESDGIAPTFAD, encoded by the coding sequence GTGACACTCTCCGCAGACCTGCTCTCGATCCTCGCCTGCCCCGACGATCACGGACCGCTGTACTACATCGAGTCCGAATCGGTGCTGTACAACCCGCGCCTCACCCGCACCTACGCCGTGCGCGACGGCATCCCGGTCATGCTGATCGACGAGGCCACGACGGTCGACGCCGCCGAGCACGATCGCCTGATGCAGATCGTCGAGAGCGACGGCATCGCGCCGACGTTCGCCGACTGA
- the manB gene encoding phosphohexomutase domain-containing protein (converts mannose-6-phosphate to mannose-1-phosphate; the resulting product is then converted to GDP-mannose by ManC which is then used in the synthesis of mannose-containing glycoconjugates that are important for mediating entry into host cells), with amino-acid sequence MSVLDQIVKAYDIRGTVHDQLNVDVAHALGVGFATFISAQGVTRIVIARDMRPSGPTLVDGFARGVMEHGIDVVDIGLASTDLMYFASGTLDVPGAMFTASHNPAGYNGIKLCLAGARPVGADTGLDQVKETAQAVLDGNPPPVADRPGERSEQSMLDDFVEHVLTFVDTSAIAPLKIVADTANGMGGLVVPAVLDRLDNVEYEIMYPELDGTFPNHPADPLQPANQKDLRARVVSGGFDLGLAFDGDADRVFVVDELGEGLSGSTTTALLAAATLRDQPEATILHNLICSRSVPEVIDEHGGTPMRTRVGHSYIKQVMAETGAVFGGEHSAHYYFARNFNADSGLIASLLVMAEVSRSGQPLSIVRKPFERYASSGEINTEVDDAAAVIASISEHYAEFDQDDLDGLTVDCGSWWFNLRPSNTEPLLRLNLEAPTRDACDDRVAELLALITA; translated from the coding sequence ATGTCAGTCTTGGACCAGATCGTTAAGGCGTACGACATCCGCGGAACCGTGCACGACCAGTTGAACGTCGACGTCGCGCATGCTCTCGGTGTCGGCTTCGCCACCTTCATCTCAGCGCAGGGTGTCACCCGCATCGTCATCGCTCGCGACATGCGACCGTCGGGACCCACCCTCGTCGACGGCTTCGCTCGCGGCGTGATGGAACACGGCATCGACGTCGTCGACATCGGGCTTGCGTCGACCGACCTGATGTACTTCGCCTCGGGCACGCTCGACGTGCCGGGCGCCATGTTCACGGCCTCGCACAACCCCGCCGGCTACAACGGGATCAAGCTGTGCCTGGCCGGAGCTCGTCCCGTCGGCGCCGACACCGGCCTCGACCAGGTCAAGGAGACGGCCCAGGCGGTGCTCGACGGCAACCCGCCTCCCGTCGCCGATCGGCCGGGGGAGCGCTCCGAGCAGTCGATGCTCGACGACTTCGTCGAGCACGTGCTCACGTTCGTCGACACCTCGGCGATCGCCCCGCTGAAGATCGTGGCCGACACGGCCAACGGCATGGGCGGCCTCGTCGTGCCGGCCGTGCTCGATCGACTCGACAACGTCGAGTACGAGATCATGTATCCCGAACTCGACGGCACGTTCCCCAACCACCCGGCCGACCCGTTGCAGCCCGCCAACCAGAAGGACCTCCGGGCCCGTGTGGTGAGCGGCGGGTTCGATCTCGGCCTCGCGTTCGACGGCGACGCCGACCGCGTGTTCGTGGTCGACGAACTCGGCGAGGGGCTCAGCGGCTCGACGACGACGGCGCTGCTCGCCGCCGCCACACTGCGCGACCAGCCCGAGGCCACGATCCTGCACAACCTCATCTGCTCCCGGTCGGTCCCCGAGGTCATCGACGAACACGGCGGCACGCCGATGCGAACCCGAGTCGGGCATTCGTACATCAAGCAGGTCATGGCCGAGACCGGTGCCGTGTTCGGCGGCGAGCACTCGGCGCACTACTACTTCGCGCGCAACTTCAACGCCGACAGCGGCCTCATCGCCTCGCTGCTCGTGATGGCCGAGGTCAGCCGATCCGGACAGCCGCTCTCGATCGTGCGCAAGCCGTTCGAGCGCTACGCCTCGAGCGGTGAGATCAACACCGAGGTCGACGACGCAGCAGCGGTGATCGCTTCGATCAGCGAGCACTACGCCGAGTTCGATCAAGACGACCTCGACGGACTGACCGTCGACTGCGGGTCGTGGTGGTTCAACCTGCGCCCGTCCAACACGGAGCCGCTGTTGCGTCTCAACCTCGAAGCACCCACTCGCGATGCGTGCGATGATCGGGTCGCCGAACTGCTCGCGCTCATCACCGCCTGA
- a CDS encoding CPBP family intramembrane glutamic endopeptidase: MTTAPEPASDTTPASSITWWVGTWIVGVVAGSIALGLFHAPSRPDDPVGVGDVLHAPIGVLGLSLLGLWSAYLTGMWLASQRTGTGDFVADYGIRVAPVDLLGIPIGVAAQLGLVWLVYVPLQAIWPDTFDTDRLDDTARDLVDRADGGTLVLLVALVAIGAPIVEELFFRGMLQRSLLRSARAELHRAVAVVGVAVIFAAIHFRPVEFPGLFAIGLVLGVCAWRTGRLGMPILAHIAFNATGLLSVM; encoded by the coding sequence ATGACGACCGCTCCGGAGCCTGCGTCCGACACGACGCCCGCCTCATCGATCACCTGGTGGGTCGGTACCTGGATCGTCGGCGTCGTCGCCGGGTCCATCGCGTTGGGGCTCTTCCACGCTCCGTCACGCCCCGACGACCCGGTGGGTGTCGGCGATGTGCTCCATGCGCCGATCGGTGTGCTCGGTCTGTCGCTGCTCGGGCTGTGGTCGGCGTACCTGACCGGTATGTGGCTCGCCTCGCAGCGCACCGGTACCGGTGACTTCGTCGCCGACTACGGCATCCGCGTCGCTCCGGTCGACCTGCTCGGGATTCCGATCGGTGTCGCCGCACAGCTGGGATTGGTCTGGTTGGTGTACGTGCCGCTGCAGGCCATCTGGCCCGACACGTTCGACACCGACCGTCTCGACGACACGGCTCGTGACCTCGTCGATCGGGCCGACGGCGGAACCCTCGTGCTGCTCGTCGCGCTCGTCGCCATCGGTGCGCCGATCGTGGAGGAACTGTTCTTCCGTGGCATGTTGCAGCGCTCGTTGCTCCGTTCGGCGCGAGCCGAACTGCACCGAGCGGTGGCGGTCGTCGGCGTCGCCGTGATCTTCGCGGCGATCCACTTCCGTCCGGTCGAGTTCCCCGGTCTGTTCGCCATCGGCCTCGTGCTCGGCGTGTGTGCCTGGCGGACCGGTCGGTTGGGGATGCCGATCCTCGCCCACATCGCCTTCAACGCCACCGGATTGCTGAGCGTGATGTGA
- a CDS encoding DUF3499 family protein encodes MGVGPTSNDNIFDRIAAELADADLGDVTTELSRSGSSDDAAPGGILLDGSGAWPAPDISTQMDRPILADRQCSRTGCSDAAAVTLSYHYGQSQVWIDYLFPEREPHMYDMCLRHAERLSVPRGWHLDDRRGVRHGALIAV; translated from the coding sequence ATGGGAGTTGGGCCTACCTCGAACGACAACATCTTCGATCGCATCGCCGCTGAACTGGCCGATGCCGACCTCGGAGACGTCACCACCGAGCTCAGTCGCTCGGGGTCGAGCGACGACGCAGCGCCGGGCGGCATCCTGCTCGACGGCTCCGGGGCGTGGCCCGCGCCCGACATCTCGACGCAGATGGACCGTCCGATCCTCGCCGACCGACAGTGCTCGCGAACCGGGTGCTCCGACGCCGCGGCGGTCACGCTCAGCTACCACTACGGCCAGTCGCAGGTCTGGATCGACTATCTCTTCCCCGAGCGCGAGCCGCACATGTACGACATGTGTCTGCGCCACGCCGAGCGCCTGTCGGTGCCTCGCGGGTGGCATCTCGACGATCGGCGCGGCGTCCGCCACGGCGCGCTCATCGCCGTCTGA
- the ftsH gene encoding ATP-dependent zinc metalloprotease FtsH, with protein sequence MSNLPPPPPPPPPGGSRGRGSRGAGKPDRPAPRNDFKPKGNADGGGSGEAKSGFPKWGFWIIAGVALAALLIPSFWPSNDGESLTYTEFINQVEAGNIETADVNTGSGKITGEFAAGGDYNTSGGGDRGLSEADEALLRERGVDLEFTPPSNNWLLGLLGFMLPVFLIIGFLVWMQRRAAGQMGGVMSIGKSKAKAYTTDKPSTTFADIAGYEGVKQEITEVVDFLRMPERFKEIGARVPKGMLLVGPPGTGKTLFARAVAGEAGVGFLSVTGSDFMEMFVGVGASRVRDLFQQARRMGRAIIFIDEIDSIGRKRGAGLGGGHDEREQTLNQLLAEMDGFEASEGIVIMAATNRPDILDPALLRPGRFDRQIVVPLPESDERKAILKVHSRDKRMGADVDMETMAKATVGMAGADLANLVNEAALVAVRRGSQEIERIDFENARDRVVLGAQRESVIMSAEEKRATAYHEGGHALLATVLPNGDPLHKVTILPRGMALGVTWSLPQERHTYSKEYFEDTICKAMGGRVAEKVVFGHLNSGAANDLEQATGIARRMVREWGMSDRVGPQAWSGQQATFLGDDLMSSGREYSDDTAKLLDEEISKLLTNQEQRAHDILTRHRRGLELIAEALLEHETIDGPTVANLIQQGMIESGESASTLDDIIVR encoded by the coding sequence ATGAGTAATCTGCCTCCACCCCCTCCTCCCCCGCCCCCTGGAGGCAGCCGCGGCCGAGGCTCACGCGGTGCCGGCAAGCCGGATCGCCCTGCGCCCCGCAACGATTTCAAGCCCAAGGGCAACGCCGACGGCGGCGGTTCGGGCGAGGCGAAGTCCGGGTTCCCGAAGTGGGGATTCTGGATCATCGCCGGCGTGGCGCTCGCCGCGCTGCTCATCCCCAGCTTCTGGCCGAGCAACGACGGTGAGAGCCTCACCTACACCGAGTTCATCAACCAGGTCGAGGCCGGCAACATCGAGACCGCCGACGTCAACACCGGTTCGGGCAAGATCACCGGCGAGTTCGCCGCCGGTGGCGACTACAACACGTCGGGCGGTGGCGACCGCGGCCTGTCCGAGGCCGACGAAGCGCTGTTGCGCGAACGTGGCGTCGATCTCGAGTTCACCCCGCCGAGCAACAACTGGCTGCTCGGACTCCTCGGCTTCATGCTCCCGGTGTTCCTGATCATCGGCTTCCTCGTCTGGATGCAGCGTCGTGCTGCCGGACAGATGGGTGGCGTGATGTCGATCGGCAAGAGCAAGGCCAAGGCATACACCACCGACAAACCGTCGACCACGTTCGCCGACATCGCCGGCTACGAGGGCGTCAAGCAGGAGATCACCGAAGTCGTCGACTTCCTGCGGATGCCCGAACGCTTCAAGGAGATCGGCGCTCGCGTCCCCAAGGGCATGCTCCTCGTCGGCCCTCCCGGCACCGGCAAGACGCTCTTCGCTCGCGCCGTCGCCGGCGAAGCGGGTGTCGGCTTCCTCTCGGTCACCGGCTCCGACTTCATGGAGATGTTCGTGGGCGTCGGCGCCAGCCGTGTTCGCGATCTCTTCCAGCAGGCCCGTCGCATGGGTCGGGCGATCATCTTCATCGACGAGATCGACTCGATCGGTCGCAAGCGCGGCGCCGGCCTCGGCGGCGGTCACGACGAACGTGAGCAGACCCTGAACCAGTTGCTCGCCGAGATGGACGGCTTCGAGGCCAGCGAAGGCATCGTCATCATGGCGGCGACCAACCGTCCCGACATCCTCGATCCGGCACTGCTGCGTCCCGGTCGTTTCGACCGCCAGATCGTCGTGCCGCTCCCCGAGTCCGACGAGCGCAAGGCCATCCTCAAGGTCCACAGCCGTGACAAGCGCATGGGCGCCGACGTCGACATGGAGACCATGGCGAAGGCCACGGTCGGCATGGCCGGCGCCGATCTCGCCAACCTCGTCAACGAAGCGGCACTCGTCGCCGTGCGTCGCGGCTCGCAAGAGATCGAACGCATCGATTTCGAGAACGCTCGCGACCGCGTCGTGCTCGGCGCACAGCGCGAGTCGGTCATCATGTCGGCCGAAGAGAAGCGGGCCACGGCGTACCACGAGGGCGGTCACGCGCTGCTCGCCACGGTGCTGCCCAACGGCGATCCGCTCCACAAGGTCACGATCCTGCCTCGCGGTATGGCGCTCGGCGTCACGTGGTCGCTTCCGCAGGAGCGGCACACGTACTCGAAGGAGTACTTCGAAGACACGATCTGCAAGGCCATGGGTGGCCGCGTCGCCGAGAAGGTCGTCTTCGGCCATCTCAACTCCGGTGCCGCCAACGACCTCGAACAAGCCACCGGCATCGCCCGCCGGATGGTGCGTGAGTGGGGCATGTCCGATCGCGTCGGGCCGCAGGCCTGGAGCGGCCAGCAGGCCACGTTCCTCGGTGACGACCTGATGAGCTCGGGGCGCGAGTACTCCGACGACACGGCGAAGCTGCTCGACGAGGAGATCTCGAAGCTGCTCACCAACCAGGAGCAGCGGGCCCACGACATCCTCACCCGGCACCGTCGTGGCCTCGAACTCATCGCTGAAGCGTTGCTCGAGCACGAGACGATCGACGGCCCGACGGTCGCCAACCTCATCCAGCAGGGCATGATCGAGTCGGGCGAGAGCGCCTCGACGCTCGACGACATCATCGTCCGCTGA
- a CDS encoding thioredoxin family protein: protein MTRLLIAVVIILLAAAVAEVVKRRRVPDAPTQQRFNVPEQLDRADFVRPDAPWLVVTFSSDTCDKCAEVVSKAAVLETNEVAVANIDFLAQRELHERYRIDAVPTLVIVDAAGVTRKSFLGPMTATDLWAAVAEVREPGSTPDGCGNHAPS, encoded by the coding sequence ATGACTCGCCTGCTGATCGCCGTCGTGATCATCCTGCTCGCCGCAGCGGTCGCAGAGGTCGTCAAGCGTCGGCGCGTCCCCGATGCGCCCACGCAGCAACGGTTCAACGTGCCCGAACAACTCGACCGCGCCGACTTCGTGCGACCCGACGCTCCGTGGCTCGTCGTCACCTTCTCGTCCGACACCTGCGACAAGTGCGCCGAGGTCGTGAGCAAGGCGGCCGTGCTCGAAACGAACGAAGTGGCCGTGGCCAACATCGACTTCCTCGCTCAGCGAGAGCTCCACGAGCGGTACCGGATCGACGCGGTGCCGACGCTCGTCATCGTCGACGCCGCCGGCGTCACGCGCAAGAGCTTCCTGGGCCCGATGACCGCCACCGACCTGTGGGCGGCCGTCGCCGAAGTTCGCGAGCCGGGCAGCACGCCCGACGGCTGCGGCAACCACGCTCCGTCCTGA
- a CDS encoding DUF5719 family protein: MSRRAFPAAILLVVSMIGIVLIGRDTDPAPTPFFSETGGTWMPAVGASGSLTGSWFCPGVPATGEAGVGGSVVVSNRDDAQLVGRYMILTDDGVVADREFSVGPWAQTRIDVDATVPDPTAFASIVVEIDGGGGFVEQIANHPAGNSVAACSNDTSPTWYLADGFTVDGSIDTLVLTNPFDEPVVANLRFSTEERESQPGQFKGFTVLPRTVRTIPIAELGARDEPIIAVSVEATAGRLVVGRAQHYVGGGRLGYDVSLAAPELRDQWWFADGERNDGISETYSIYNPTDDDVEVTVFFGGLPLDAGVEDLDPIVIGPRRVVVFDPYADPTITGPLAGDDAFTPVDGDEAGDDGSGDGEFVDFATAIGEIPLGRHSTVFSTLAQPSIVVERVLTRPAGESVATSVVMGAPPRPDGYVASVWHMGVGPTVATEQALVVYNIDQSDATVTVEAVGPGGPSVVPSLSEIPLAPGSIITIDLVDPDVLGQELIVSSTSRVFVERLLPRGGDLEGRSGSFLLPASN; encoded by the coding sequence ATGAGCCGTCGAGCGTTCCCCGCAGCGATCCTGTTGGTCGTGTCGATGATCGGCATCGTGTTGATCGGCCGCGACACCGACCCCGCACCCACACCGTTCTTCTCCGAGACCGGCGGCACCTGGATGCCGGCGGTCGGCGCCTCCGGCAGCCTCACCGGCAGCTGGTTCTGCCCCGGAGTTCCGGCGACCGGCGAAGCCGGTGTCGGTGGCAGCGTGGTGGTGTCGAACCGCGACGACGCTCAGCTCGTCGGGCGCTACATGATCCTCACCGATGACGGTGTGGTCGCCGACCGGGAGTTCAGCGTCGGACCGTGGGCGCAGACCCGCATCGACGTCGACGCGACCGTGCCCGACCCGACCGCGTTCGCCAGCATCGTCGTCGAGATCGACGGCGGCGGCGGCTTCGTCGAACAGATCGCCAACCATCCGGCGGGCAACTCGGTCGCCGCGTGCTCCAACGACACGTCACCGACGTGGTATCTGGCCGACGGGTTCACCGTCGACGGCAGCATCGACACGTTGGTGCTCACCAACCCCTTCGACGAGCCGGTGGTGGCGAACCTCCGGTTCTCGACCGAAGAGCGAGAGTCGCAACCCGGTCAGTTCAAGGGCTTCACCGTGCTCCCGCGCACGGTTCGGACCATCCCGATCGCCGAGCTCGGTGCTCGTGACGAACCGATCATCGCCGTGTCGGTCGAGGCGACCGCCGGTCGTCTCGTCGTCGGACGGGCACAGCACTACGTCGGAGGCGGACGACTCGGGTATGACGTCTCGCTGGCAGCGCCCGAACTTCGCGACCAGTGGTGGTTCGCCGATGGTGAACGCAACGACGGGATCAGCGAGACCTACTCGATCTACAACCCGACCGACGACGACGTCGAGGTCACCGTGTTCTTCGGTGGTCTGCCGCTCGATGCCGGCGTCGAAGATCTCGACCCGATCGTGATCGGGCCACGGCGTGTGGTCGTGTTCGACCCGTACGCCGACCCCACCATCACCGGTCCGCTGGCCGGCGACGACGCGTTCACCCCGGTGGACGGCGACGAGGCCGGTGACGATGGCAGTGGCGACGGCGAGTTCGTCGACTTCGCGACGGCGATCGGCGAGATTCCGCTCGGCCGTCACTCGACGGTGTTCTCGACGCTGGCGCAGCCGTCGATCGTGGTCGAACGGGTACTCACCCGTCCGGCCGGTGAATCCGTTGCCACCTCGGTCGTGATGGGTGCCCCGCCCCGGCCCGACGGGTACGTCGCGAGCGTGTGGCACATGGGTGTCGGCCCGACCGTGGCCACCGAACAGGCGCTCGTCGTCTACAACATCGACCAGTCCGACGCCACGGTCACGGTCGAAGCCGTCGGCCCCGGCGGTCCGTCGGTCGTGCCGAGTCTGTCGGAGATCCCGCTGGCGCCGGGTTCGATCATCACGATCGACCTGGTCGACCCGGACGTGCTCGGCCAGGAACTGATCGTCTCGTCGACGAGTCGTGTCTTCGTCGAGCGTTTGCTGCCCCGTGGCGGCGACCTCGAGGGCCGATCGGGCTCGTTCCTGCTGCCCGCCAGCAACTGA